A single Chloracidobacterium sp. DNA region contains:
- the rpsJ gene encoding 30S ribosomal protein S10, with protein sequence MLNEKIRIKLKAYDHRVLDQSTQEIVDTAKRTGARIAGPIPLPTIKNKWTVLRSPHVDKKSREQFEIRTHKRLMDILDPTAETVDALMKLDLPAGVDVEIKAFGKN encoded by the coding sequence ATGTTAAACGAAAAGATTCGCATCAAGTTAAAGGCTTACGATCATCGCGTTCTGGATCAATCCACGCAGGAGATCGTTGACACGGCAAAAAGGACGGGAGCAAGGATCGCAGGACCGATCCCGCTACCGACCATCAAGAACAAATGGACGGTTTTGCGATCGCCGCACGTTGATAAAAAGTCGCGTGAACAGTTTGAGATCAGGACCCACAAGCGATTGATGGACATCCTCGATCCGACCGCTGAAACGGTAGATGCGTTGATGAAATTGGATCTGCCGGCGGGTGTTGATGTTGAGATCAAGGCGTTTGGTAAGAATTAG
- the rplC gene encoding 50S ribosomal protein L3, which translates to MISGIIGRKMGMTQLFAEDGTVTPVTVIKAGPCVVVQTKSAAGRDGYNAVQLGLVEDKPIRLKNVTKPLLGHFEKTGGGLPPTRVLKEIRLTVEPEASVGDQIKVDVFADGDAVDVVGKSKGRGFAGTIKRHKFSRGPESHGSMNVREPGSIGQSAYPSRVIKGTRSSGHMGDARVTVKGLTIAKIDIENNLIMVRGAVPGPNGGLVIVKKS; encoded by the coding sequence ATGATAAGCGGAATCATTGGTAGAAAAATGGGAATGACGCAGCTTTTTGCTGAGGATGGCACAGTAACTCCGGTTACGGTCATTAAAGCAGGGCCGTGTGTCGTCGTCCAAACTAAAAGTGCTGCAGGCCGCGACGGCTATAATGCGGTCCAGTTGGGCCTGGTCGAAGACAAGCCCATCCGTCTGAAGAATGTGACCAAGCCATTGCTCGGCCACTTTGAAAAGACCGGCGGCGGATTGCCCCCGACACGTGTACTGAAGGAGATCCGTCTGACGGTCGAGCCTGAAGCATCAGTCGGTGATCAGATCAAGGTCGACGTCTTTGCGGACGGCGATGCGGTCGATGTGGTCGGCAAGTCCAAAGGACGTGGTTTTGCCGGTACGATCAAGCGTCACAAGTTTTCACGTGGACCCGAGTCGCACGGTTCGATGAATGTCCGCGAGCCGGGATCCATCGGTCAATCGGCTTATCCCTCGCGTGTTATTAAAGGTACGCGTTCATCAGGACATATGGGCGATGCCCGTGTCACGGTGAAGGGGCTAACGATAGCAAAGATCGATATCGAGAATAACCTTATTATGGTTCGCGGCGCGGTGCCTGGACCGAATGGCGGTTTGGTGATCGTAAAGAAGAGCTAG